The following are encoded in a window of Mycolicibacterium tusciae JS617 genomic DNA:
- a CDS encoding EfeM/EfeO family lipoprotein encodes MNRYVAWSVPVVAVGLVLSGCSNDKGSTEETSAASATTTSSTTAAAAPDPLAEQAAADYKTYATGQIDELVGVVKVFTDAVRAGDLKAAQDAYAPSRAPWERIEPLAGLVEEIDGLTDSRVDDFENVDDPKFTGWHRLEYLLFEKNTTEGGAPFADQLDKDIATLKEQFPTVEVTPVDVSNGAAELIEEVSQGKITGEEDRYSKTDLWDFDANLQGSQAAVDKLKPALEKADPELLGKIDAGFTDIFATLAPLRQGDGWVLFCTENDPYPSPRCTGVTVDPPTVDKLKSQLAGLSENLAEVSGVLKLS; translated from the coding sequence ATGAATCGCTATGTTGCATGGTCAGTGCCGGTCGTAGCCGTGGGGCTCGTCCTTTCGGGTTGCTCCAACGACAAGGGCAGTACTGAAGAGACATCCGCCGCCAGTGCGACGACCACCTCTTCGACTACAGCCGCTGCGGCTCCCGATCCGCTGGCCGAGCAGGCAGCTGCGGACTACAAGACCTACGCGACCGGTCAGATCGACGAACTCGTCGGCGTCGTCAAGGTATTCACCGACGCGGTGCGTGCCGGTGATCTGAAGGCTGCGCAGGACGCGTACGCGCCGTCGCGCGCGCCGTGGGAGCGCATCGAGCCGCTCGCCGGGTTGGTCGAGGAAATCGACGGCCTGACCGACTCTCGCGTCGACGACTTCGAAAATGTCGACGATCCGAAGTTCACCGGCTGGCACCGCCTCGAGTACCTGCTGTTCGAGAAGAACACCACCGAAGGCGGCGCTCCGTTCGCCGACCAGCTCGATAAGGACATCGCCACGCTCAAGGAGCAGTTCCCGACGGTCGAGGTGACGCCTGTTGACGTGTCGAACGGCGCGGCCGAGCTCATCGAGGAGGTCTCCCAAGGCAAGATCACCGGCGAGGAGGATCGCTACTCGAAGACCGACCTGTGGGACTTCGACGCCAACCTGCAGGGCAGCCAGGCTGCAGTCGACAAGCTGAAGCCAGCTTTGGAGAAGGCCGATCCGGAGCTGCTGGGCAAGATCGACGCCGGCTTCACGGATATCTTCGCCACCCTGGCTCCGCTGCGCCAAGGCGATGGCTGGGTGCTCTTCTGCACCGAGAACGACCCGTACCCGTCGCCCCGGTGCACCGGTGTGACTGTTGACCCGCCGACCGTCGACAAGCTCAAGTCGCAGCTCGCAGGGCTGTCCGAGAACCTCGCCGAGGTTTCGGGAGTGCTGAAACTGTCGTGA
- a CDS encoding prolyl oligopeptidase family serine peptidase, with product MTPSLTAVTNGCNGAHITPTGHNGAVAQDPYLWLEDITGDDALDWVRKHNEPTLDAFGGTRFEQMRAEALEVLDTEARIPYVRRRGEYLYNFWRDAANPRGLWRRTTLDSYRTSEPDWEVLFDVDALADTDGENWVWAGAEVLEPDHSLALIELSRGGADATVVREFDMAKRQFVTDGFELAEAKSGVTWQDRDTVLVGTDFGPDSMTDSGYPRIVKRWRRGQPLREAQTLFEGEASDVSVGGGYDPTPGFERLFITRSFDFFNRDRYELRGDQLIHIEIPTDAAMSVHREWLLIRPRTEWTVGATTYGPGSLLAAHYDEFLSGARELAVVFEPDEHSSLDNYAWTRDHLVLIMLVDVASHVDLVTPGTWERSPIRGIPPNTNTVLVDIDEYGDEMFLDSSGFDTPSQLLWGHAETEMTTIKSAPAFFDASDIEVTQHFVASADGTKIPYFVVAHRGSIGPGPTLLSGYGGFEVANTPGYAGVLGRLWLARGGTYVLANIRGGGEYGPTWHTQAMRENRHLVYEDFAAVASDLVDRGITTVAQLGAQGGSNGGLLMGVMLTRYPELFGALVCSVPLLDMRRFHLLLAGASWMAEYGDPDDPDDWSFISEYSPYQNISADRRYPPVLITTSTRDDRVHPGHARKMAAALEELGHPVQYYENIEGGHAGAADNAQTAFKSALIYTYLWSMLS from the coding sequence ATGACTCCCTCTCTCACAGCGGTGACCAACGGGTGTAACGGGGCTCACATTACGCCGACCGGCCACAATGGTGCCGTGGCTCAAGACCCTTACCTGTGGCTCGAAGACATCACCGGCGACGACGCACTGGACTGGGTGCGCAAGCACAACGAGCCCACCCTCGACGCGTTCGGCGGGACCCGCTTCGAGCAGATGCGCGCGGAGGCGCTGGAGGTCCTCGACACCGAGGCACGGATCCCGTATGTGCGCAGGCGCGGCGAGTATCTCTACAACTTCTGGCGCGACGCGGCCAATCCGCGCGGCCTGTGGCGGCGCACGACGCTGGACAGCTACCGCACCTCCGAGCCCGACTGGGAGGTGCTTTTCGATGTCGATGCGCTCGCGGACACCGACGGTGAGAACTGGGTGTGGGCCGGCGCCGAGGTCCTCGAGCCCGATCACTCCCTGGCCCTGATCGAGCTGTCCCGCGGTGGCGCCGACGCCACCGTGGTGCGCGAATTCGACATGGCTAAACGACAATTCGTCACCGACGGATTCGAGCTGGCAGAAGCGAAGTCGGGCGTGACGTGGCAGGACCGCGACACGGTATTGGTCGGCACCGACTTCGGCCCAGATTCGATGACGGACTCCGGCTATCCGCGGATCGTCAAACGGTGGCGGCGGGGTCAACCACTGCGCGAGGCGCAGACCCTGTTCGAAGGCGAGGCGTCGGATGTCAGCGTCGGCGGTGGCTACGATCCAACGCCGGGATTCGAGCGACTGTTCATCACACGGTCTTTCGACTTCTTCAACCGCGACCGTTACGAGCTTCGTGGCGACCAGTTGATCCACATCGAGATACCGACCGACGCCGCGATGTCGGTGCACCGCGAGTGGCTGTTGATCCGGCCACGGACCGAGTGGACCGTCGGTGCGACCACCTACGGGCCGGGTTCACTGTTGGCCGCCCACTATGACGAATTCCTGTCCGGTGCACGCGAACTGGCGGTCGTCTTCGAGCCCGACGAGCACTCCAGCCTGGACAACTACGCGTGGACGCGCGATCACCTGGTGTTGATCATGCTGGTCGACGTGGCCAGCCACGTTGATCTCGTCACACCCGGCACCTGGGAGCGGTCGCCGATCCGCGGAATCCCGCCGAATACCAACACCGTGCTGGTGGACATCGACGAGTACGGCGACGAGATGTTCCTGGACTCAAGCGGTTTCGACACACCGTCGCAGCTGCTGTGGGGGCACGCAGAGACCGAGATGACCACGATCAAAAGCGCACCCGCATTCTTCGATGCGTCCGACATCGAGGTGACCCAGCACTTCGTGGCCTCAGCGGACGGCACCAAGATCCCGTACTTCGTTGTAGCACACCGTGGTTCGATCGGTCCTGGGCCGACGTTGCTCAGCGGGTACGGCGGGTTCGAGGTTGCCAACACGCCGGGTTACGCCGGTGTGCTCGGCCGGCTGTGGCTGGCCCGCGGGGGCACCTACGTGCTGGCCAACATCCGCGGCGGCGGCGAGTACGGACCGACGTGGCACACCCAGGCGATGCGCGAGAACCGACATCTGGTGTACGAAGACTTCGCCGCGGTGGCATCCGATCTCGTGGACCGCGGGATCACCACGGTCGCCCAGCTCGGCGCCCAGGGCGGCAGTAATGGCGGCCTGCTGATGGGCGTCATGTTGACGCGATACCCCGAACTGTTCGGCGCGCTGGTGTGCAGCGTGCCGCTACTGGACATGCGCCGTTTCCATCTGCTGCTCGCCGGGGCGTCGTGGATGGCCGAGTACGGTGATCCCGACGACCCGGACGATTGGTCCTTCATCTCCGAATACTCGCCGTACCAAAATATCTCAGCGGACCGGCGCTACCCGCCGGTGCTCATCACCACGTCGACCCGCGACGATCGGGTACACCCGGGGCATGCCCGGAAGATGGCCGCGGCGCTCGAGGAGCTCGGACATCCGGTGCAGTACTACGAGAACATCGAGGGCGGCCACGCCGGTGCTGCCGACAACGCCCAGACGGCGTTCAAGTCTGCGTTGATCTACACCTACCTGTGGTCGATGCTCAGTTGA
- the lpdA gene encoding dihydrolipoyl dehydrogenase: MTHYDVVVLGAGPGGYVAAIRAAQLGLNTAVVEPKYWGGVCLNVGCIPSKSLLRNAELSHIITKEAKTFGISGEPTMDYGVAFDRSRKVADGRVAGVHFLMKKNKITEIHGYGKFKDANTLEVDLNEGGTESVTFDNCIIATGSSTRLVPGTSLSENVVTYEKQILSRELPGSIVIAGAGAIGMEFGYVLRNFGVDVTIVEFLPRALPNEDAEVSKEIEKQFKKLGVKILTGTKVESIDDDGSQVTVTVSKDGKAEELKADKVLQAIGFAPNVEGYGLDAAGVKLTDRKAIGIDDYMRTNVGHIYAIGDVTALLQLAHVAEAQGVVAAETIAGAETLALGDYRMMPRATFCQPQVASFGLTEEQARDEGYDVKVAKFPLTANAKAHGLGDPSGFVKLIADAKYGELLGGHLIGHDVSELLPELTLAQKWDLTVNELTRNVHTHPTLSEALQECFHGLAGHMINF, translated from the coding sequence GTGACCCACTATGACGTCGTCGTTCTCGGAGCAGGCCCCGGCGGATACGTCGCGGCGATCCGCGCCGCCCAACTCGGACTGAACACCGCAGTCGTCGAGCCCAAGTACTGGGGCGGGGTGTGCCTCAACGTCGGCTGTATCCCCTCCAAGTCGCTGCTGCGCAACGCCGAGCTGTCCCACATCATCACCAAGGAAGCCAAGACCTTCGGCATCAGCGGTGAGCCGACGATGGACTACGGGGTGGCCTTCGACCGCAGCCGTAAGGTCGCCGACGGTCGCGTTGCCGGTGTGCACTTCCTGATGAAGAAGAACAAGATCACCGAGATCCACGGTTACGGGAAGTTCAAAGACGCCAATACGCTGGAGGTCGACCTCAACGAGGGTGGCACCGAGTCGGTCACCTTCGACAACTGCATCATCGCAACCGGAAGCAGCACCCGGTTGGTGCCCGGCACGTCGCTGTCGGAGAACGTCGTCACCTACGAAAAGCAGATTCTGTCCCGCGAGTTGCCCGGCTCGATCGTCATCGCAGGCGCGGGGGCGATCGGCATGGAATTCGGTTACGTACTGCGCAATTTCGGCGTCGACGTCACCATTGTCGAGTTTCTCCCGCGGGCGCTGCCCAACGAGGACGCCGAGGTGTCCAAGGAGATCGAGAAGCAGTTCAAGAAGCTCGGCGTGAAAATCCTGACCGGCACCAAGGTGGAGTCCATCGACGATGACGGCAGCCAGGTCACCGTCACCGTCAGCAAGGACGGCAAGGCCGAAGAGCTCAAGGCCGACAAGGTACTTCAGGCCATCGGCTTCGCGCCAAACGTCGAGGGATACGGCCTGGATGCGGCCGGGGTGAAGCTCACCGACCGCAAGGCCATCGGCATCGACGATTACATGCGCACCAATGTGGGTCACATCTACGCGATCGGCGACGTCACAGCGCTGCTGCAGCTGGCCCACGTCGCCGAGGCGCAGGGCGTGGTCGCGGCCGAAACCATCGCGGGTGCAGAGACTTTGGCGCTCGGCGATTACCGGATGATGCCGCGCGCCACGTTCTGCCAGCCGCAGGTCGCGAGCTTCGGACTGACCGAGGAGCAGGCCCGCGACGAGGGCTACGACGTCAAGGTCGCCAAGTTCCCGCTGACCGCTAACGCGAAGGCACACGGGCTCGGTGATCCGAGCGGATTCGTCAAGCTGATCGCCGACGCAAAATACGGCGAGTTGCTCGGCGGACACCTGATCGGGCATGACGTTTCCGAGCTGCTGCCCGAGCTGACTCTGGCCCAGAAGTGGGATCTGACCGTCAACGAGTTGACTCGCAACGTGCACACCCACCCGACGTTGTCGGAGGCCCTACAGGAGTGCTTCCACGGTCTGGCCGGCCACATGATCAACTTCTAA
- a CDS encoding Dyp-type peroxidase yields the protein MTERPSRQGISRRGFVAGALGAGAGAAVGVGATMALSDSGQREHHHAPTRPALVPFEGAHQAGITALPIPDQGLVASFNVHSRDRVGLRATLQELTDEIRGLMAGRPPEVRNPEFPPVDSGILGDKPPADNLSIVVGVGASLFDDRFGLADRKPKELETMPFLANDKLDPKLSHGDISIIFEAGHNDTVQFALRQIMRRTRSDLVLRWMIDGYARGIGAGQASEAATPRNLLGFKDGTANLDVDDGALMDRHVWVNSEDGEPDWAVGGSYQAIRIIRMFVEFWDRTQLVEQEALIGRAKLSGAPLGLTGEFTDPDYPSDPHGKRIKLDAHIRLANPRTPETDENRILRRGFNYSRGFDGAGRLDQGLAFVAYQRSLEKGFLTVQRRLTGEPLEEYILPVGGGFFFTLPGVTGADRFLGDQLVN from the coding sequence GTGACTGAGCGGCCTTCGCGCCAGGGCATCTCGAGACGCGGGTTCGTCGCGGGTGCCCTGGGCGCGGGAGCAGGAGCTGCCGTCGGTGTCGGCGCAACGATGGCGCTGTCGGACTCCGGGCAGCGGGAGCATCATCACGCACCCACTCGGCCCGCCCTCGTCCCGTTCGAGGGTGCGCACCAGGCGGGCATCACCGCGCTGCCGATACCCGACCAGGGGCTGGTCGCGTCCTTCAACGTGCATTCGCGAGATCGCGTCGGTCTGAGGGCGACCCTTCAGGAGCTCACCGACGAAATCCGCGGCTTGATGGCGGGCAGGCCGCCGGAGGTGCGGAACCCGGAGTTTCCGCCTGTGGATTCGGGGATCCTGGGCGACAAGCCGCCCGCGGACAATCTGTCGATCGTGGTCGGCGTCGGGGCATCGCTGTTCGACGACCGGTTCGGTCTTGCCGATCGCAAGCCCAAGGAACTGGAGACGATGCCGTTTTTGGCCAACGACAAACTCGATCCGAAGCTGTCGCACGGCGACATCTCGATCATCTTCGAGGCCGGCCACAACGACACCGTCCAGTTCGCATTGCGACAGATCATGCGCCGTACGCGAAGCGACCTGGTGTTGCGGTGGATGATCGACGGCTACGCCCGCGGCATCGGTGCCGGTCAGGCATCGGAAGCGGCAACTCCTCGAAACCTGTTGGGATTCAAGGACGGAACGGCCAACCTCGATGTCGACGATGGCGCCCTGATGGATAGGCACGTTTGGGTGAATTCCGAGGACGGCGAACCCGACTGGGCGGTCGGCGGGTCGTATCAGGCCATCCGCATCATCCGGATGTTCGTCGAGTTCTGGGACCGGACCCAGCTCGTCGAACAGGAAGCGCTCATCGGACGCGCCAAGCTCAGTGGCGCGCCATTGGGGCTGACGGGTGAGTTCACCGACCCCGACTACCCATCGGACCCCCACGGCAAGCGGATCAAGCTCGACGCTCACATCCGGCTGGCGAACCCGCGCACCCCCGAGACCGACGAAAACCGCATTCTGCGGCGCGGATTCAACTACTCGCGGGGATTTGACGGCGCGGGCAGGCTGGACCAGGGTCTGGCATTCGTCGCCTATCAACGCAGCCTGGAGAAGGGCTTTCTCACGGTGCAGCGTCGGCTCACGGGTGAGCCACTGGAGGAATACATCCTGCCGGTGGGCGGCGGCTTCTTCTTCACCCTGCCGGGCGTAACCGGTGCGGACCGGTTCCTCGGCGATCAGTTGGTCAACTGA
- a CDS encoding crotonase/enoyl-CoA hydratase family protein: MPMPTFETLLYKTEPPVATITLNRPEHLNTIVPPMPDEIERAIGAAERDPQIKVIVLRGAGRAFSGGYDFGGGFAHWGDAMNTDGRWDPGKDFAMVSTRETGPTQKFMAIWRASKPVIAQVHGWCVGGASDYALCADIVIASDDAVIGTPYARMWGTYLTGMWLYRLSLAKVKWHSLTGEPLTGIEAAAVELINESVPFERLEARVKEIADKLARIPLSQLQAQKLIVNQAYENMGLASTQTLGGILDGLMRNTPDALTFIETAESQGVRAAVEQRDGPWGDYNQAPPDRRPNPSHIIEP; this comes from the coding sequence ATGCCGATGCCGACATTCGAAACTCTGCTCTACAAGACCGAGCCGCCTGTCGCGACCATCACGCTGAACCGGCCCGAGCATCTCAACACCATCGTTCCGCCGATGCCCGACGAAATCGAGAGGGCCATCGGAGCAGCCGAACGCGATCCGCAGATCAAGGTGATCGTGCTGCGCGGCGCCGGCCGCGCGTTCTCCGGCGGCTACGACTTCGGCGGCGGCTTCGCGCACTGGGGCGACGCGATGAACACCGACGGCCGCTGGGATCCCGGCAAGGACTTCGCCATGGTCAGCACGCGCGAGACCGGCCCCACCCAGAAGTTCATGGCGATCTGGCGCGCGTCCAAACCCGTCATCGCCCAGGTGCACGGCTGGTGCGTCGGCGGCGCCAGCGACTACGCCCTGTGCGCGGACATCGTCATCGCCAGCGACGACGCGGTGATCGGCACCCCGTACGCCCGCATGTGGGGTACCTACCTCACCGGCATGTGGCTCTACCGCCTGAGTTTGGCGAAGGTCAAGTGGCACTCGCTGACCGGTGAGCCACTGACCGGAATCGAAGCCGCCGCAGTCGAACTCATCAACGAGTCGGTGCCGTTCGAACGCCTCGAGGCACGCGTCAAGGAGATCGCGGACAAACTCGCTCGAATCCCGCTGTCTCAGCTGCAGGCCCAGAAGCTCATCGTCAACCAGGCCTACGAGAACATGGGTCTGGCTTCGACACAGACCCTCGGCGGCATCCTCGACGGCTTGATGCGCAATACGCCCGATGCCTTGACATTCATCGAAACTGCTGAATCACAAGGTGTTCGGGCGGCCGTCGAGCAACGCGACGGACCATGGGGTGACTACAACCAGGCGCCGCCGGACCGCAGGCCCAACCCGTCGCACATCATCGAACCCTAG
- the adh gene encoding aldehyde dehydrogenase, with the protein MTVYARPGSADALMSYESRYGNFIGGEWVAPASGEYFENPTPVTGQPFCEIPRSNEADIEKALDAAHGGATAWGKTAAGERAVILNKIADRIEANLESLALAEAWDNGKPIRETLNADLPLAVDHFRYFAGAIRAQEGSLSQIDDDTVAYHFHEPLGVVGQIIPWNFPILMATWKLAPALAAGNAVVLKPAEQTPASILYLMSLIGDLLPAGVLNVVNGFGFEAGKPLASSNRIAKIAFTGETTTGRLIMQYASQNLIPVTLELGGKSPNIFFSDVMAAADDYQDKALEGFTMFALNQGEVCTCPSRSLIQADIYDEFLELAAIRTKAVRQGDPLDTETMIGSQASNDQLEKVLSYIEVGKDEGARVVTGGERAQLGGDLNGGYYVQPTIFEGNNKMRIFQEEIFGPVVAVTSFSDYDDAIGLANDTLYGLGAGVWSRDGNTAYRAGRDIKAGRVWTNCYHAYPAHAAFGGYKQSGIGRENHKMMLDHYQQTKNLLVSYSNKAQGFF; encoded by the coding sequence ATGACTGTCTACGCCCGTCCAGGTTCTGCAGACGCCCTGATGTCGTACGAGTCGCGGTACGGCAACTTCATCGGCGGGGAGTGGGTGGCGCCGGCCTCAGGCGAATACTTCGAGAACCCGACACCGGTGACCGGCCAGCCGTTCTGCGAGATCCCGCGGTCGAACGAGGCCGACATCGAAAAGGCCCTCGACGCCGCGCACGGCGGGGCCACGGCGTGGGGCAAGACGGCCGCGGGCGAACGTGCGGTCATCCTGAACAAGATCGCTGACCGCATCGAGGCGAATCTCGAGTCGCTGGCGCTGGCCGAGGCATGGGACAACGGCAAGCCGATCCGCGAGACCCTGAACGCCGACCTGCCGCTTGCCGTCGATCATTTCCGGTACTTCGCCGGCGCCATCCGCGCCCAGGAGGGTTCGCTGAGTCAGATCGACGACGACACCGTCGCCTATCACTTCCACGAGCCGCTGGGCGTGGTCGGCCAGATCATCCCGTGGAACTTCCCGATCCTGATGGCAACCTGGAAGCTCGCGCCTGCGCTGGCGGCGGGCAATGCCGTCGTCCTCAAACCCGCCGAGCAGACGCCGGCGTCGATCCTCTACCTGATGTCGTTGATCGGCGACCTGCTGCCCGCCGGTGTGTTGAATGTCGTCAACGGATTCGGTTTCGAGGCGGGTAAGCCGTTGGCGTCGTCGAATCGGATTGCGAAGATCGCGTTCACCGGCGAGACCACCACCGGCCGGCTGATCATGCAGTACGCGTCGCAGAACCTGATCCCCGTCACCCTCGAACTCGGCGGCAAGAGCCCCAACATCTTCTTTTCCGATGTGATGGCAGCCGCCGACGATTACCAGGACAAGGCGCTGGAGGGCTTCACGATGTTCGCTCTCAACCAGGGCGAGGTGTGCACGTGCCCGTCGCGCAGCCTGATCCAGGCAGACATCTACGACGAGTTCCTCGAACTCGCCGCGATCCGCACCAAGGCCGTCCGCCAGGGCGACCCGCTGGACACCGAGACGATGATCGGTTCGCAGGCATCCAACGATCAGCTGGAAAAGGTGTTGTCCTACATCGAGGTCGGCAAGGACGAAGGCGCGAGGGTGGTCACCGGCGGGGAGCGCGCACAACTCGGCGGCGACCTCAACGGCGGCTACTACGTGCAGCCGACGATCTTCGAGGGCAACAACAAGATGCGCATCTTCCAGGAAGAGATCTTCGGACCCGTCGTCGCGGTGACGTCGTTCTCCGACTACGACGACGCGATCGGTCTCGCCAACGACACGCTGTACGGCTTGGGTGCCGGCGTGTGGAGCCGCGACGGCAACACCGCCTACCGCGCCGGTCGCGACATCAAGGCGGGCCGGGTGTGGACCAACTGCTACCACGCATATCCCGCGCACGCGGCGTTCGGCGGCTACAAGCAGTCCGGCATCGGCCGGGAGAACCACAAGATGATGCTCGACCACTACCAGCAGACCAAGAACCTGCTCGTGTCGTACTCCAATAAGGCCCAAGGCTTCTTCTGA
- a CDS encoding DUF779 domain-containing protein: protein MTDAPHRALITRAAADLLEKLQDRHGALMFHQSGGCCDGSSPMCYPNGEFLVGDRDILLGVLDVGLDVQPEGVPVWISGPQFEAWKHTQLVIDVVPGRGGGFSVEAPEGMRFLSRGRAYGNDENQLLNGQPPVTGTDFALGARPPATGTHIVAEGVDACPIPGRASTT, encoded by the coding sequence GTGACTGACGCCCCGCATCGTGCGTTGATCACTCGGGCTGCGGCTGACCTCTTGGAGAAATTGCAGGATCGACACGGCGCGCTGATGTTCCACCAGTCGGGCGGATGTTGCGACGGGTCGTCGCCGATGTGTTACCCCAACGGCGAATTCCTCGTCGGGGACCGCGACATTCTGCTCGGCGTGCTCGATGTCGGCTTGGACGTCCAACCAGAAGGCGTGCCCGTGTGGATCTCGGGACCGCAGTTCGAGGCGTGGAAGCACACGCAATTGGTCATCGACGTGGTTCCCGGCAGAGGCGGTGGGTTCAGTGTCGAAGCACCGGAGGGGATGCGCTTCCTGTCGCGCGGTCGTGCGTACGGCAACGACGAGAACCAGTTGCTGAACGGACAGCCGCCGGTGACCGGCACCGACTTCGCGCTGGGCGCGCGGCCGCCTGCGACGGGTACGCACATCGTCGCCGAAGGTGTCGACGCGTGCCCGATTCCTGGGCGTGCCTCAACGACCTAG
- a CDS encoding putative holin, with the protein MIPLPRPRLLTSALLIGTAVGLLLGIGATLLVSAKIRPDVAIALVVGVPAAIGMLTILFSRRRWLTAVGAFAIAISPGWFGAMVAIQTVSGA; encoded by the coding sequence GTGATACCGCTGCCACGTCCGCGGTTGCTGACCAGTGCACTGCTGATCGGCACGGCGGTCGGGCTGCTCCTCGGAATCGGGGCAACCTTGCTGGTGAGCGCGAAGATTCGGCCCGATGTGGCGATCGCGCTCGTCGTGGGTGTGCCCGCAGCGATCGGGATGTTGACGATCCTGTTCTCGCGCCGACGCTGGCTTACGGCCGTTGGCGCATTCGCCATCGCGATCTCCCCCGGGTGGTTCGGCGCGATGGTGGCGATTCAGACCGTGAGCGGTGCCTGA
- a CDS encoding IS30 family transposase produces the protein MPSGYPHSRSTRRELFDRVCLGEPLERVARDMGVSTTAASLWWRQAGAMPLLRGQNSERTHGLITSGDPDRLGGRGHRLSLDERIEIMRGRDNGLTYERIGEKIGRDASVVWREVHRNSNPDGDYHAGMAHARAAQKAKRPKGFTLDDPVLCAMIETAMDDGWSPKLISELLVRDHPDDKLARVSHETIYKCLYVQTRGQLRADLHKCLSTKRAARKPHRSVTRAGVYPPGSVFTIRDRPAEAADRAVPGHWEGDLIMGAGNASAIGTLVERSTRFTILLHLPADHTAESVATAMIGAMSELPAHLRRTITWDRGSEMANWRTIDLQLQAPVYFCDPHSPWQRGTNENTNRLLRFWFEKGADLSMHTKADLKRIQDKLNTRPRPTLDLDTPADRLAALIDQAA, from the coding sequence ATGCCGAGTGGTTATCCGCATTCGAGGTCGACGCGGCGGGAGTTGTTCGATCGGGTCTGCCTGGGTGAGCCGTTGGAGCGGGTGGCCAGGGACATGGGCGTGTCGACTACGGCGGCGAGTCTGTGGTGGCGTCAGGCTGGCGCAATGCCACTACTGCGCGGACAGAACTCCGAGAGAACCCACGGCCTGATCACCTCCGGCGATCCCGACCGTCTCGGCGGCCGGGGGCATCGCCTCAGCCTGGATGAACGCATCGAGATCATGCGCGGCCGCGACAACGGGCTCACCTACGAACGGATCGGCGAGAAGATCGGCCGGGACGCCAGCGTCGTCTGGCGAGAAGTGCACCGCAACAGCAACCCTGACGGGGATTACCACGCCGGGATGGCCCATGCCCGGGCTGCTCAGAAGGCCAAGCGTCCCAAGGGGTTCACCCTCGATGACCCGGTGCTGTGCGCCATGATCGAAACGGCGATGGACGACGGGTGGAGTCCGAAGCTGATCTCCGAGCTGTTGGTCCGCGATCATCCCGATGACAAGCTGGCACGGGTGAGCCACGAAACCATCTACAAATGCCTCTACGTCCAAACCCGTGGTCAACTCCGGGCTGACCTGCACAAGTGTCTATCGACCAAACGGGCGGCCCGTAAACCCCACCGGTCGGTCACCCGTGCCGGCGTCTATCCACCGGGATCGGTCTTCACCATCCGTGATCGCCCCGCCGAGGCCGCCGACCGGGCAGTGCCCGGGCACTGGGAGGGAGACTTGATCATGGGCGCCGGAAATGCCAGTGCCATAGGCACATTGGTGGAGCGCAGTACTCGGTTCACCATCCTGTTACACCTGCCCGCCGATCACACCGCCGAGTCGGTGGCCACCGCGATGATCGGGGCGATGAGCGAGCTGCCGGCGCACCTGCGGCGCACCATCACCTGGGACCGGGGCAGCGAGATGGCCAACTGGCGCACCATCGATCTGCAACTGCAGGCGCCGGTCTACTTCTGCGATCCTCACTCGCCCTGGCAACGGGGCACCAACGAGAACACCAACCGGCTCCTGCGGTTCTGGTTCGAGAAGGGCGCCGACCTGAGCATGCACACCAAGGCCGACCTCAAACGGATCCAAGACAAACTCAACACCCGACCCCGACCTACCTTGGACCTCGACACGCCCGCCGACCGACTCGCCGCACTCATCGACCAAGCAGCCTGA